A stretch of DNA from Rheinheimera sp. MMS21-TC3:
AAATGTGAACAGCTAAGGCAGCAACAAAAGCCAACCCTGCCGTCAACTCTAGCCATAGAAAAGCAAGTTAATCCCTTTCTACGCTGTGAAAACAAAGCATTACAACGTAAATGGCAGGCAGATTCTGCTCTAGATTTATTTACTAAGCTCAGAGTAGCTAAAGATACATTTTAATGCTGGGTTGCCTAAGTGGCTAGTCGGTACTCTTTATATTTTAAACTCGGAATGAAGTCATGTTTAAAAAAACTTCTGCATTAGCAGCTATAGCTATCCTCACAGGATGTGTTAGCCAAAATAATACTGATAATTCTCCTCCAGCTGTTAATACAGTGAATTCTATTACCAAACAAAAACCAGCTGACGCTCACCTGCGCCAGGCAGCAAGTGCCGAATACATTGCTAATCAACTGTGGCTAAGTGGTATGCCGCCTGATCCTGTCCAGCCTGATGCTGCTGAGCTAGAAGATTTATGGCAACGAATACAATTTCAATTAAGTTTTAAGGTACCACAAACTAGACCAATAGTTGAACAACGCAACCTATACACTGCTAGCCAATCTTTTCTTGATCGTATTTCTAGCCGTGCCCAGCCGTTTTTATATTATATAGTGCAAGAGCTTGAAAAACGAAATATGCCTTTAGAATTAGCCTTACTGCCTATAGTAGAAAGTGCTTTTGATCCTTTTGCATATTCACATGCTGCAGCTGCAGGTATGTGGCAATTTATGCCGGCTACCGGCAAACGTTTTGGTTTAAAACAAAACTTTTGGTATGATGGCCGACGTGATGTTATTGCATCTACCCATGCCGCTTTAGATTACTTAACCTATTTACATGACACTTTAGAAGGTGATTGGTTAAATGCCATAGCTGCTTATAATTCAGGTGAAGGCCGTATTTTACGTGCCATTAAACGTAACAAAAGTCGTCGTTTACCTACTGATTTTTGGTCACTCGACTTACCGGCAGAAACTACCGCTTATGTACCTAAACTGCTAGCTTTAGTCGACATTTTACAGCGACCAGACGAATTTGAGCTAGTGTGGAAGTTTATCCCTAATGAGCCACAAATAAGTGTAGTGGAAGTAGATAGTCAAATTGATTTAACCATAGCGGCACAAATGGCTGATATTAGTGTAGCTGAATTACAAGCATTAAACCCTGGCTTTAAGCAATGGGCAACAGATCCTGATGGCCCACATGCACTAGTTTTACCTATTGGCACTGAACAACAGTTTCAAAGCCAACTAGCTGCAACACCAGAGCATGACTGGTTACGTTGGCAGCGCTACACTGTAGTTAAAGGTGATACCTTAGGTAAAATTGCGCTACAACATAATACGGCTATATCAGCCATCCAGCGTATTAATAAATTAAATAACAACACTATCCGTTTAGGCCAACACTTGCTGATCCCAACTACGGCCGCAATTAATGACAATACAGCTATAGTTAATACTAGCTATGCAAATAATCAGCCTGAATTACAGCAAAAGTCAGAATATATCATTAAGCAAGGTGATACCTTATGGGATTTAAGTCGTGAGTTTAAAGTTAGCATTGATGATATTGCTAAGTGGAATGGCATTAATAAAAATAGCCCTCTGCAGCTAGGCCAAACAGTAGTTATTTTACAAACGGCCCAAGCTAAAACGACAAGTAAAACTCGTACTGTCACTTATAAAGTGCGTAAAGGTGATTCCTTAGCGCGTATTGCACAACGTTTTAGTATTAGTGTTGCCGATATAGTAAAGTGGAATCAAATAAATCAAAGTAGTTACATTCAACCTGGGCAAACTTTAAAGCTGCAAGTTGAAGTAACTCGTGTTTAAGCTGCCATAATAAATAGGAGATAAATAATGAAGGTACTTCGCTATTGCTTACTACTACTCTTATTTAGCTCACACCATGTTATGGCTCAATTTGATCTAGATGGCACCGGCTCTGTCATGCTAGCTAATGGCCGAACCGAAAGCTTTGACTTTGGTTTTAGCTATTATCGGCAGGACGGTTTTTATCGATTTATTGTTGGTAGACAAAGTATCAATGTCCCCTCTGTACCCAAAAAATATTCTCTGGTTATAATCTTACAAGATGAGGAATTTGTTTGGGTACCTGATTTTATTAATCAGCCTGTTACTGGTTTTGATTACAATTTAGAACAGCATAAAATTCAATTGTATAAAGATGAAAAAAGTCAGGCTCGCGGTAAATATATTCTGCAAGTTAATAATGAGCAGTTTCAATTTAGCCGCGGTCCTGGCCAAATAAACTTTTATTTTACTGAGCAGGGAATTAAAGAAATTCGAGTAGAAGGTATGTTTAAACCTCGCCGCTAGCACCTTAATTAACCTGTTTAGCTTCAGGCTCTTTTTGTAGTTGCAAAGCAGGTGTTATGCCCGACACTATGCATAATAAAGGCCCAGCTAAAGTTAATAACCAACTTAGCTGCATACCTATATCATGCCACCAAGCAAATACAAAAGCGCTTATCTGAAATAAAACACCAAACAGCCCTATATAAACTAAGGCTTTATTAATCAATCTCTTAGGCATGCAAAACATCATTATTTATGCCCTTACTCGTTCATTAACCACTTTTGTACCGCAGATACCAGCTCATCTGGGTGGAACTTAGCAATAAAGTCATCCGCTCCAACCTTTTTCACCATAGCTTGATTAAAAATACCACTTAACGATGAATGCAACACAACATGAATGAGTTTTAAATCTGGATCAGC
This window harbors:
- a CDS encoding LysM peptidoglycan-binding domain-containing protein, encoding MFKKTSALAAIAILTGCVSQNNTDNSPPAVNTVNSITKQKPADAHLRQAASAEYIANQLWLSGMPPDPVQPDAAELEDLWQRIQFQLSFKVPQTRPIVEQRNLYTASQSFLDRISSRAQPFLYYIVQELEKRNMPLELALLPIVESAFDPFAYSHAAAAGMWQFMPATGKRFGLKQNFWYDGRRDVIASTHAALDYLTYLHDTLEGDWLNAIAAYNSGEGRILRAIKRNKSRRLPTDFWSLDLPAETTAYVPKLLALVDILQRPDEFELVWKFIPNEPQISVVEVDSQIDLTIAAQMADISVAELQALNPGFKQWATDPDGPHALVLPIGTEQQFQSQLAATPEHDWLRWQRYTVVKGDTLGKIALQHNTAISAIQRINKLNNNTIRLGQHLLIPTTAAINDNTAIVNTSYANNQPELQQKSEYIIKQGDTLWDLSREFKVSIDDIAKWNGINKNSPLQLGQTVVILQTAQAKTTSKTRTVTYKVRKGDSLARIAQRFSISVADIVKWNQINQSSYIQPGQTLKLQVEVTRV